GGAGTACAGGGCGGAACCGATGGTGGCGATGATGCCGGGACGGTCCTTGTAATGCAGGAACAGCGTTGTGCCGCGCAGGTCCGCATACAGCCCGTTGAAGTTGTTCAGGCGGGAGACCATGGGAATGCCTTCCGTCACCACGCCGCGCACGCTGGTGTTGAAATATTCCCCCTCATCTTCCATCACCACGTCCAGCGTGATGGAATCTTCATAGGGCTTGTCGTCCTTGGGCTCCCGCGCCTTGAAGACGATGCCGTGCTCCCGCAGGGATTCTTCCGCGGCGGCGGGCATGAGGCCCTTTTCCGCGTGCGGCAGCAGCCCTTCCAGAATGGGGGCAGTGAACCATTTGCGGAAGACGCGCAAGTTGCCGTAGAAGGTGCATTCCACCCGGCGGATAGGCTTGTTGCCTCCGGCTTTGCGGGCCAGGGCAGCGAGCAGGAAAGCCAGTTGGAGATGGGCCGGATTGAGACCGTTGGGGGATTCCCCGTTCACCACGCAGGAGGTGTCTCCGTCAGAAAAATAGGCCACCATCTGTTCCGCGGCGCGCTTGGCCGCCTTCGTGTTGGCCTCCCGGGTGTTGGCGCCCAGGTGGGGAAGGATGAGGTCCGCCATGGCGGCGGAAGGTTTTTCTCCTGGCGCGTCCTTGGGGTGGACGTCCGTCAGGTAGCCGATGTTTTTGCCCGCGGCCTTGGCGGCGGCCAGCGCTTCTTCATCCACCACGCCGTAGCGGGAGCAATTGATGAGCACCGCGCCGTCCTTCATGCTGTCGATAAGTTCCGCGTTCACCATGTGGTGGGTGGAGGGACCGCCCGGAACGTGCAGGGTGATG
This portion of the Akkermansia massiliensis genome encodes:
- a CDS encoding 3-phosphoglycerate dehydrogenase family protein, yielding MNKVLIPTKLSDVAANTLKTAGYEVVQDADTPLEEQAAAHPDTVALIVRSEKVTPAIMDALPSLKLVIRAGAGYDNIDIVYARKKNVDVMNTPGANSNAVAEEVMAMILAYYRHIVQADATTREGLWEKKKYMGSELTKKTVGIIGLGNIGRNLVKRLQGFEPTLLGYDHFLARQRALNIGVTPTSIEDIFSQCDIITLHVPGGPSTHHMVNAELIDSMKDGAVLINCSRYGVVDEEALAAAKAAGKNIGYLTDVHPKDAPGEKPSAAMADLILPHLGANTREANTKAAKRAAEQMVAYFSDGDTSCVVNGESPNGLNPAHLQLAFLLAALARKAGGNKPIRRVECTFYGNLRVFRKWFTAPILEGLLPHAEKGLMPAAAEESLREHGIVFKAREPKDDKPYEDSITLDVVMEDEGEYFNTSVRGVVTEGIPMVSRLNNFNGLYADLRGTTLFLHYKDRPGIIATIGSALYSNGINIDNIAAPADHATREALAVLKTNKPVSDELLNKIAEEIDAISAFSLNL